From one Terriglobales bacterium genomic stretch:
- a CDS encoding inositol-3-phosphate synthase — translation MIPGMGAVATTFVAGVEAIRKGYAKPIGSLTQMGTIRLGKRTDGRAPLIKKFVPLAPLSNLVFTGWDIFEDDMYTAARKAGVLEKELLDRVKPFLESVQPRPAVFDQRYVKKLNGPNVKKGKNKMELAEQLRADIRDFKKTSGADRLVMIWCASTEIFLKPSRVHASLKAFEKGLLENDEDIAPSMVYAYAALSEGVPFANGAPNLTVDIRAMHELARRNEAPICGKDYKTGQTLLKTILAPGFKARMLGLHGWFSTNILGNRDGEVLDDPDAFKTKEESKLSVLEQILQPDLYPELYDKLYHKVRINYYPPRGDNKEGWDNIDIFGWLGYPMQIKVDFLCRDSILAAPLVLDLVLFLDLAQRSSKLRHLGIQEWLSFYFKSPMTAPGLYAEHDLFIQLMKLKNTLRHLQGEGLITHLGLEYYD, via the coding sequence ATGATCCCCGGCATGGGCGCGGTGGCCACTACCTTTGTGGCCGGTGTGGAAGCCATCCGCAAGGGGTACGCCAAACCCATCGGGTCGCTCACTCAGATGGGGACCATCCGCCTGGGCAAGCGCACCGACGGCCGCGCGCCCCTGATCAAGAAGTTCGTGCCGCTCGCCCCCCTGAGCAACCTGGTCTTCACCGGATGGGACATCTTCGAAGACGACATGTACACCGCCGCGCGCAAGGCCGGGGTGCTGGAAAAAGAGCTGCTCGACCGGGTGAAGCCCTTCCTCGAATCCGTCCAGCCGCGCCCCGCGGTCTTCGACCAGCGCTACGTCAAGAAGCTCAACGGTCCCAACGTCAAAAAGGGCAAGAACAAGATGGAACTGGCGGAGCAGCTTCGCGCCGACATCCGCGACTTCAAGAAGACCTCCGGCGCCGACCGCCTGGTGATGATCTGGTGTGCCTCGACCGAGATCTTCCTGAAGCCGAGCCGGGTGCACGCCTCGCTCAAAGCCTTCGAAAAGGGGCTGCTGGAGAACGACGAGGACATCGCGCCCTCGATGGTCTACGCCTACGCCGCGCTCTCCGAGGGCGTGCCCTTCGCCAACGGCGCGCCGAACCTCACCGTGGACATCCGTGCGATGCACGAGTTGGCGCGGCGCAATGAGGCTCCCATCTGCGGCAAGGACTACAAGACTGGCCAGACGCTGCTCAAGACCATCCTCGCCCCCGGCTTCAAGGCGCGCATGCTGGGACTGCACGGCTGGTTCTCTACCAACATCCTGGGCAACCGCGACGGGGAAGTGCTGGACGATCCCGACGCGTTCAAGACCAAGGAAGAGTCGAAGCTCTCGGTGCTGGAGCAGATCCTGCAGCCAGACCTCTATCCCGAGCTCTATGACAAGCTCTACCACAAGGTGCGCATCAACTATTATCCGCCTCGTGGCGACAACAAAGAGGGCTGGGACAACATCGACATCTTCGGCTGGCTGGGATATCCCATGCAGATCAAGGTGGACTTCCTCTGCCGCGACTCCATCCTGGCCGCGCCCCTCGTGCTCGACCTGGTGCTCTTCCTCGACCTGGCGCAGCGCAGCTCGAAGTTGCGACACCTGGGCATCCAGGAGTGGCTGAGCTTCTACTTCAAGTCGCCCATGACCGCCCCCGGCCTCTACGCCGAGCACGACCTCTTCATCCAACTCATGAAGCTCAAGAACACCCTGCGCCACCTGCAGGGGGAGGGGCTGATCACCCACCTGGGGCTGGAGTATTACGACTAG